AAGGATTAAAATCAATTAGTCTTTTACTGGGCATAAAACTAGGATCAATAATTAACCGGTGGCCATTAATTGAAGTAATCATATAGCCATTGTTTGGATATTGGGTATTACCATTAATGTTTTGTATAAGGACTTTTCCTGTATTGTTTTCAATAATAGGTAAAAGCAGATGGCTAGGGGGATTAGTTACTGACGTGTCTGTGTCTGTATTATCAGGTGTTTCAGTTACTTCTATAAGAGAATCGGCAGGAGTAGGATTAGATTTACAACCTACAACAGTTACTAAGAGTAATATCAACCAGAGTTTAATAATTTTTCTAGGCATTATAACGCCTCCTATTCTTTGTAATCATTATATATTAATTATAAAGTAAAAAAACAAGAAATGAATGTCTAATTAACAATTTAACTAGGAGGATTTACAATATTAATACATACCACTAAATTAAATTTCTATGTTATTATAGTGAAGAAATATAAATTATAAACACATAAAAGGAGCTTGAACTTATGAAAAAAATACTCTTTATGATTGCTACAGGATTTTTCTGGTTTTCATTGTATGCTTATATTCCTGAGCTTGCAACCTATGCAGAAAACTTGGGGGCAAGTTATAAGATGATAGGTATTATTACAGGCTCATATGGTTTTATGCAAACCATACTAAGGATTCCCTTAGGGATACTTTCGGATAAGTTAAACAAGCGTAAGATTTTTATAGAAATAGGATTATTTATAACCGTTGTAAGTTGTCTTATTACCTTCTTTTATCCATCAGTATTCTCTTTATTGGTAACTAGAATATTGGCAGGAATTGCTGCAAGTACATGGGTTTTATTCACAGTAGTCTTTTCTAGTTATTACAAGCAAGAAGAAACGCCAAAGGCTATTGGCATTATCAATGGGTGTAACGCAGCAGGACAATTAACGGCAATGCTTTTAGGTGGCGTTGTATCATTGTATTTTGGTACAAGATATTTGTATTTATTAGGTGCTATAGGTGGTATATTTGGATTAATGTTAAGCTTGTTTACAGATGAGAATAAAGATGTTAACAGAGTGCCTCTAAAAATGAAAGAAATATTTTCTGTGGCATTAGAACCAACACTAATAAAAGTATCAATTTTAGGAATTGTTTCCCAATTGATTACATATGCAACAGCTTTAGGTTTTGTGCCTATTGTTGCTAGAGAATTAGGTGCAACTGGGTTAGAACTCAGCTGGATAACAGCCATAAATATTATACCAGGCATTTGGGTTTCAGCAATAACTGGAACAGTTTTAGTAGGGTGGTGGGGAGCTAATAAAACCATTATATACGGATTTTCACTAAGTACCATACTATGTATACTAATACCTTTTGTACCAAATTTATGGATATTAATGATTGTACAATTTTTTGCAGGAATCGGAAGAAGTATGGTGTTTCCATTACTTATGGGTCTTGGTATAAAAGATATCGGACAAAATAAAAGAGCCACCGCAATGGGATTTTTTCAAGCTGTTTACGGCATTGGAATGGTTATGGGACCTGTAATATTAGGGTTTATATCCGATCAATTAGGATTATCTACAGGGTTTATGGTTACAGGACTTCTTGGATTAGTAGCCGTTTTATTGGTTAGGAAATTTCAATTAGGATAAAAAAGGAGGACATCATAAAAGATGTCCTTTCATTGTTTTAAGAGTTTTATATGTTATCAATTTGCCAATCAATGGGCTTTATGCCATTAGAAATAAGGAATGCATTAGCTTTGGAAAAAGGCTTGCTCCCAAAGAAACCTCTATAAGAAGACAGAGGGCTTGGATGTACAGATTTTATTATATAATGATTAGGATTGGTTATCATTTTTATCTTGGACTGTGCATTGCTTCCCCAAAGGATAAACACAATAGGATCGTCTCTATGATTTAATAATTTAATGATTGTATCAGTAAAAATTTCCCACCCCATCATTCT
This DNA window, taken from Natranaerovirga pectinivora, encodes the following:
- a CDS encoding MFS transporter gives rise to the protein MKKILFMIATGFFWFSLYAYIPELATYAENLGASYKMIGIITGSYGFMQTILRIPLGILSDKLNKRKIFIEIGLFITVVSCLITFFYPSVFSLLVTRILAGIAASTWVLFTVVFSSYYKQEETPKAIGIINGCNAAGQLTAMLLGGVVSLYFGTRYLYLLGAIGGIFGLMLSLFTDENKDVNRVPLKMKEIFSVALEPTLIKVSILGIVSQLITYATALGFVPIVARELGATGLELSWITAINIIPGIWVSAITGTVLVGWWGANKTIIYGFSLSTILCILIPFVPNLWILMIVQFFAGIGRSMVFPLLMGLGIKDIGQNKRATAMGFFQAVYGIGMVMGPVILGFISDQLGLSTGFMVTGLLGLVAVLLVRKFQLG